The genome window CGCCACCACCATCGAAGCATTGTTGTCGAAGAGCTGATGGTTGGCGATGCCCTTGTAAACGTAGCTGATCGCCTCGCGCGCGGCCGCGCTGGCGTTTTCCACCGGCGTGCCGGTGGCGCGATCGAGCAACTCCTTCAATCCGTCGCGCTGTTGCTTCAAGGTTTCGAGCTTCTTTTCGGCTTCCGCCAGCTTGGCGACGGTTACTTCATAACGGTTCCCACCCAAGTTGCCGCCGGCACGGCGTTTGGCCTCGGTGTACCGCCGGTCGATCTCGTCGTAGTCGCGCTGCGCCTGCCGCACCTGCTCCTGCAGCGTCTCCAGTTGCTTTTCATCGGAACTGGCGCCTTCGACCTTACTGCGGTCGACATAGAGCCGCGCCAGGCTGTTCGCGGTTTGGGTAACGACATAGGGATCGTTGTCGGTCAGTTTCACCGACATCAGGGTCAGACTCTGATTCAAGCCCGGTTGCACGCGCTGTTGCAGCGAAGAGACGGCGGATTTGAACGGCTCGACTTTGAAGGTGACGCGCGACGGCAGCTTCTGCGGGTCCGCCAATTGAAAGGAGATGCCATTAACGGAAATGGTATCGCTGGCGGCGCGGAAGACGTCGCCGGTGCGCAGGGGAATCTCCTCGTCCGAGTCTTCATCCAGCATGGCGAGAGTGAACTGGCCGTCGCCGGGAATGCGCAACACATAAGTGCCGACGCGGGGATTGTAGGTGCTGGAGAGCTTTGCAAAAATCCGGTTGCGAATGAGAAACCGGCCGTTCTCCGAATCCTGTTCGAGGGTGACCGCCAGGCCCAGCGCCGCCACCACCTGCTCGGCAAACGTGCGGCTGTTGAGCACTTCGACGATTTCCTGCATCATCGTCTCGGGGTTTTTCATCGCGCTGATATTGCGGTAGCGAATGGTGGCCGTGGCCTCGTAGATCGGCTTTTCCTGCTTGACATAGATCGCCCACGGCACCGCCACCACCGCCGCGACGAGCAGCACCAGCCACCAGCGGCGTCTGAGCGCCTGCACGTAACGGCCCAAATCCAGCTTTTGACCTTCCAGCGCCCCATCATCTTCAAAGGCTAATGTGTCGATACCCATTTTCTTCCCGAACTCCGTTGCTAAACGACTGCGTCTTGAAGCCAAGTCCGCAACAAAACCTCCGCGTCAACGATTGCTGCGGTCGGACACTTGCAGATAGAACACTGCGACCGACAGTGCAAAGGAGGTGTAACGTACCACGTCGTCGACCGTGAAACGCGAGTAGGTCGGCATGATCACTTGGTCGCCGGAGCGCACGCCGAGCTGCTCGAGAGAATGCGCGTTTTCGAAGCCTTCCAGCAGGTTTTTGCTGACGGTGCGGCCGCCGCGCATGACCTTGATCTTGCGCACGTCGGCGCCGTTGGCCGGCCCGCCGGCGAGGTTGATCAGCTCCCACAGGGAATCTTTGGCGCGAATCAAGTAGGAGCCCGGCCGCTGCACCGCGCCCATCACCGCCACGCGGATCAACGGCATGCAGAAAATTTGTTCGATCGGCGGTTTGATGGTGAGGTCATTGAACAGCTCGTCGCGCAGCCGGCGCGCCAGGCTGTCCGGCGGCAGGCCCGCGGCCTTGATCGGCGCGCGCAAATAGGGGACGTAGATGTAGCCGCCCTGATCGATGAGGTAGTCGCCCGCGATGTTCAAGTCCTGGCGCCGTCCCATGTCGCGGCCGTCCGTCTTCTCCAACACAATCACGCGCACGCCTTCTCCCGCGCGGAAGCGTGCCCCCTGGCTGTCGCGCGAGTAGTAGGTGGACTGCGCCTGGCTGGTACCACCGACCAAGCCAAGGAAGATCGCAGTGGCGAGGGAAACCACTTGCGTGCGAAGGTGGAAACGATTGGTGTGCATAACTGAGACTCCCGAAGTAGGTGGCAAGAATTCAATCCGTTGAACCTGAAGAATGCAGGCAGAACCGCAGCGAGCACGCGCCAGAGTACATTACCCACAAAAGCATCGTTTGAGCATCGCGCCGGCGCAAAAACGGGCCGGACGGCCCGCGCGAGGCGGCCGCATGCATGCAAATACAAAAACGCAATTGTAACCAGCAATTGCTGTACCAGCGCTCAGGCGGGCGAAGCAGAGGTTGTTGGGAAAACGACTGCCGGAGCAGAAACTGGAAGGAAGAGGAAACCGGGGCCCTGCAACCTCAGCGCGAGCGATAGAAACGATACCGCTTGTCCTGGGTATCGAGGTTCAGTTTGCGGAGAAGCTGATAGAGCTTCCACCAGCCGATCTTGACGAAGCCGAACCGGTCGGTGTTGAGGCTTTGCGCGATCTTGCGCACCCCCAACGCAGGGTTCTCAATGATGATGATTTTTATCTTTTCCGTGAGTGGCAGGACACGTTCATCAATCTTCGGTTTGGTGAATGCCGAGCGTGATTTGGCCCGCGCCCCCTCCGCTTCGCGCAGGCGCGAAACAGATTTGGGCGGATCCAGTACCGCCACCTCTCCTGTGGTCAATTCGGCCGGACTGTAGGATTGCGAGATGCTGCGGGTCAGGTCCAGGCCGATCGACAGATCAAAATCGTCAATCGCCTCCTCGAGGGATTCGTAGGCATCCAGAATGCGGTTGAACTCCAGCATTTCAAAGACGTCGTGAACCTCCGGGATCATCTCCACGATCTTCAAATCCCCGCCATTTTCGCGGATGCCCTTGATCTCGCCCACAAACACACCCCATCCCGCCGAGCTGACATAGTTCACCTGGCTCATGTCCACGATCAAATGATAGATGCCCTCGCGGAGCACCCGGGTGATCTGGGTCAGCATTTCTGAGCAGGTCTGCGTGTCGATATATCCCTTGACACGAAACAAGGCGATGTCACGACGGGTGCCGACCTTGGTGATTGAAATCTCGATTCCTTCCATCAACTGAGCCTCTTGCCAGTGCTGGCATCCTTTTTAGTTTTCAAATTTTATGCCGTAAACGGCACAACCATCATCTTCGCCCTGCGCCGGCGCCGGAGCGCTGGTGCCGTGTGCTGAGCTGTCCGCCAGTAGGTTTGAGTTGACGTAACCCTTGTATTTGGGGGCGGAAGTGATCCCCGGTGCGCAACGCGGAGAATCACCTTCCTGGCGCGCAGCAAGAGCGCACGAGTTGGGCAGGCAAAATTGTGACACTTGTCGAGAATTTGTTCACTCTTGAAACAGCCGGCGTATCATCGTAAGACGCAAAAGGCCAAACCGGCACAACCGGACGGCCGGGGACCGGCTACTTTTTGCCCCGCGTCATGAGCTTGGCGTAGAGCCGGGTGTACTCCTCGGCTACCGCCTCCCAGGAGGCATTTGCCGTCATCGCGGATTTGGCCACCCTGGCCCAGCGCTTCTTGTCATGAAACAGGGTGACCGCGCTTTTCAGGGCTTTGACCATCTCTTTGGCCTCGGGATTGGCGAGCAGAAACGCATTTCCGGTTCCCGCCTTGCGGCAATCCTGCAGCGCTTCGGTGTAGCCCTCGTGGTCCATGAGCAGCGGCACCGCGCCGTAAGACATGGCTTGCAGCGGCAGCGCAGACTTCAGCAGCACGCCCGATACCGGCAGCACCAGGTCGCTCGCGGCGAGCGCACGATGCAGCAAAGGCTCATCGTAGCCGAGCTGCACCGCCATCTTGCCCGCATATTTCTTGCGATGTTTTGCCAGCACCTTCTCGGTTTTGGGATTCGCCACGCCGAGATAGACGACGTTGAAATTGAGCGCCAGCGCCTCGCCGAGTATCGAATCGATTTGATCGAGCACCTCCGCGCCCTCGCCTTGATCCAACATGGCGAGCAGCGGCGTTTCCTCCGAAAACTTGCAGGCGACACTTTCCAGAAACTCCTTCTTGCCGCGCAGCTTGCCGGAGAGATCGCTCTCGGAAAAATGCTGGATCAGGTGGGGACTGGCGGCCGGGTTCCAGAGTTTGCGGTCCACGCCATGCGGCGTGCCAGTGAGCAGCTTGCGCCGTTTTTGCATGGCCTCATCGAGGCCTTGGGTGCGGCCGCCGCTCTGCAGCAGTTGCCTGGCGTAGCCCTCGCCGATCACGTTGATCAAGTCGGCGCTCAGCAGGCCGGCCTTGAGGAAATTGAACTGGCCGTTGAGTGCAATCTGGCTCTCCGGGTAGTGCAGGGAGTTGGCGCCCTCGACGGCCTTCAAGAGATTGGCGGAAAATACGCCCGGCTCCGCAAAGTTGTGCACGGTGAGCAGGACTTTGGTGTTCTTGAAAAAGGCGTCGTCACGGTAGGCCGTCTTGAGCAACACTGGAATCAGCGCGGTTTGCCAGTCGTTGCAATGAATAATGTCCGGCTGCCAATGCAACAGCTTCAAGGTTTCCAGGCAACCCTTGCAGAACAGCGAAAAGCGCTCGGCATTATCGGCATACGGCTTCTTAGTTTTGGGATCAACGTAGAGACCCTGACGGTCAAAAGCGGGTTTCTGATCGAAGAAATAGATTTGCACTTTGGAGTCGGGCAGGAACGCCGATTTGCCGTTGGCGACGTGGGTTTCGCGCGCCCACGGCACCGCCATGTCTTTCAAGCGAATCACGTCGCGCAGAACGTATTTGCGTTCGTTGACACTGCGGTAGTTGGGCATCATTACACGGATGTCATGATCCATCTCCTTGAGCGCTTTGGGAAGGGCATTAGCCGCATCCGCGAGCAGGCTGGAGCCAACAAAGGGCGAAATTTCCGCTGCCACATAGAAAATCTTGAATTTGTTTTTCATTACGCCGTTCCTGTTTCTTCTGCTTCAATAACTCGTTCACTGCTGCTGCCGGCGGGCGCTGTGCGCCGCACGGCGGGTTCAGAGGCGAGCATCGCGCAAGTGCTGGGCAGCCAGTTCCGGTGGCGTCGGATTGATGTAGAAACCGGAGCCCCACTCGAACCCGGCGACCTTGGTCAGCTTCGGAATGATTTCGAGGTGCCAGTGGTATTCCAGCGAGGCCTGCTCCTGCACTGGGAAAGTATGAAGAATGAAATTGTAATGGGGATCCTCCAGGGCGCTGCTGATGCGCTGCAGGGTTTCCTGCAACGTCACTGCCAGGCCGTGATAGTGCTCCGGCTCGGTGGCCTCGAAGTGGGAGGCATGCCGGGTGGGGAGCAGCCAGGTTTCAAAGGGGAAACGCGGGGCAAACGGCTCGAGAGCGACATAGTCCTCACGCGCCACCACCACGCGCTTGCCGGAATGCAGTTCCTGCCGGAGAATGTCGCAGTAAATGCAGCGCTCTTTCAATTCAAAATGCCGGCGCGCGCCCTCCAGCTCCTCCTGCACGCGTTTGGGAATGATGGGCGTGGCAATGAGCTGCGAATGCGAATGCTCCAGCGAGGCGCCGGCGGCCGTGCCGCGATTCTTGAACACCAGAATGTATTTGAAGCGGGTGTCGTTTTTCAAATCCTGGATGCGCTGGCGATAGGTCAGCAGAATGTCTTTGACGTGCTCGACGGGCAGATCCGACAGCTCGGCCAGATGATTGGGCGATTCGATGATCACTTCGTGGGCGCCCACGCCGTTCATCAGATCATACAGCCCTTCGCCGCGGCGATTGAGATCGCCTTCAATTTGCAGTGCGGGAAATTTGTTCGGCACGACACGAATGTTCCAGCCGGTGGTGTTGGGGGCGGAATGGTTCGGGCGGGTGGCGACGATCTCGGGCGGTGTCTTGTCTTCATTGCCCGGACAAAAAGGGCAAAAGCCGCCGGACCGCGTCTTCGGCTCGACAAACCAGTCGCCGGGCCGCTTTCCCCGTTCGGTCGAAATGATCACCCAACGATCGGTGATGGGATCCTTGCGTAACTCCGGCATGCGTAGTTCTTATGTCCTGAGATTCTGGTCAAATTGCTGATTCGGCAGAATGGCCCGCCGGCAGGCCGGGAAGCCCGGCCGAAGTGCCGCAGCGTTGGGCGAGGCGCCTGTCGGTGTCGGCCTCGCTGTTGCTGCGCTCCCGGGTTTTCCCAAGCGGTCCGCGCTGGCGGCTGCAGAGATTTCACGGGTGTGGGCTGGAAACCCGCTTCACCCTGGTGTAATGAAAAAGGTGGCACTAGGCCACCCCGTGGGCACATCGACAGCAGCGCGATGCTGAGCGCATTTCTTTCCGCAGCGGGCCGGCCTACATCTGGCTGAGATAGCGCCTGGCCTTCGCAACATATTCGCTGTTGGGGTAAATGGCGAGCAGTTGCTCCAACTCGCTGCGCGCGCGGGCGCGATCACCCAGCCGCAAATAACAGAGGCCCAGCTTCAGGTGCGCATCATCCAGCTTGTCCGACCGCGAAAAGGCGAGCACCTTCTGAAATTCCGCGATCGATTGCGCGAAGTTGCCCAGCCCGTAGTAGCATTCGCCGATCCAGTACTGCGCATTGTCCGCCAGACTGTTCTTATCGTCTTCCGCCAGCAACTCGGCGAACACCTGGATGGCATTGCGATATTGTTTTTGCTCATACAGCTCGCGTGCCTGAGCGTAGCGCTGGGCATAGTTGCCGCTGACGGTGACTGTCCGGCTGTTGCTGCTGCTCCGCTTTTGTGCGGCCTCCAGTTCGGCCTGCAATGCCTGCAGGCGGCGTTCCTTCTCACTGACATCGGCCTGCAACGTGGAAATCTGCTGGTTCTTCTCCTGCAATTCGCGCTGCAGGCGTGACAATTCGGGGCTGGTCTCGGGCTGCGTCACCACCGCCGGTTCCGCGGTGTCGGGTTTTGCGGCCTCGGGTTTCTTGGCCTCCGGCACGATGCCCAACAGCCGCAGCACCTCATTCTCGTCGTCCGTAGTGGCGGGTTGCGCTGATTGCTCGCCGCCTTCGAGTAAACGATCAATATCCACCTCTTCACCGGGCGTGCCTTCGGTTTGGGTGGTCTTCCGGCTGCCGCCGCAGGCAGTCATGAACACCAACACCAGCAACCCCAGCAGAGCAAGGGCAGCCCGTGAAATTGCCCAACGAAAAACTCTTTGCCTCATTACCGTCTCCTGGTCACACTAGGATGGACCCGCTGATATGTCCTGGCGCCACGCGTACCATTTACGCACAAATACCGTGAAGCTTCATTTTTGATGACGGTTGACCACGTAACCGGCAGCGCCCCAGCCGCCCGCTGCCGCGAAAAATGCGGCGACGCGCCACCAGGTTTCCCGGCCGTGCACCATGATGTAGTTCGGCCGGTTGGGCAGCCCGCTGTAGCCCAAACCGCTGATGGCCTCATCGACCGCTACTACGCAGTACTCCAGGCCGCCTTTGGGAATGCTGGGACCCGGGATAATGGCCTCGTAGATCTCGCGGTCGCTGGTTGCCATCGGCTCCACCAGCCAGCGCCGCACGTTCACCGGCCGGTGCAACACCGCGGCTTTCAACAAGTTGCGGTTTTCGTAGATCTCCGCCTGAATGCGCAAATCCCTGCCGGCAGTTGCCCGCTTGAGCGGGTGATGAATGACGATGGGCGGAATCTCATCAGCGCTGCTGGTGGCGCCGCTGCCGGTGAAGGCAAGCAGGCTGGTGCTGATCTGCGTGTCGGGCACGCCGTCATGATCCATGTAACCATCGCGGTCTTCGCGGGCGCGGGAATCCAAATCATACCGGTCCCACACGCCGTCGCGATCGCGGTCAGGCGTTCCGCCGCCGAGCTTCATCGTCAGGCCGGTGAAAAGGGTGATCAAGCCGTCATGCTCGTCACCGCTGAAATCCAAATCAAGCTTGTCGCTGAAGGTGTAGCGGAAGGCGGCGCCGGCTGACCAGTTGAAGCGCTGTGAGAGTGAAACCTCAAATCCGCCGGCCGCCTTGAGCAGGTAGGCGCGTTCTTCCTTGCGCGAGCCGCCCTGAAACGGTTCGCGATTGTCTTTGCGCACATTGTACCACAACAAACCGCCGGCGCCCAGAGTGACAAACGGCGAGAACGTTTTGTAAGGTGAGTAGCGCAACGTCACGTCAAACTCAATGGGGAGGGCGATGGCGACGGAGTCCTGGCGCGTGTCATCATCCGTCAGGAATTCGCCCAGGCCTGCTTCGAGGCCGAACGCCAGGTGGGGATCCGGAGAATAGTAGGCCAAGGCGCTGCCGAACGGCCGCAGAACCGCTTCCTTAACATCTCCTTCGATGCGCCCCACCCCGCCGCGCAAACCAAAACCGAATTTGGAATCCTGCGCTCGCACCGGCACGGCCGCGATCATCACCAAAATGCCCCAGAGCAGCCAACCTCTCTTGCATGTCTTCACAAGGTCAAGCCCCGTATCAAAACTGTAAAATTTTCGAGATTAAGGTATGAAAGTTCACTCTGAATGTCAAGCCTTCCTTCCTGGCGCGCCAGCGGCTGGGGCTGCAATCAGTACTGAAAGCGCCGCAATCCCGCGTTGAGGATCAAGCCCACCAGCGTCATGTTCGTCCACAGCGAAGAGCCGCCATAGCTCAAGAACGGCAGCGGAATGCCGGTGACCGGCATGATGCCCACCGTCATGCCGGTGTTGACGATGACGTGCACGCCGATCAACGTTACGCAGCCCACCACCATCAACGTCAGAAATTTGTTTTTGGCGGACACCGCAATACCGAGGGCGCGCCAGAGCAGCACGAAGAACGTCAGCAGCACCAGGGTAACGCCCCAGAAACCCAACTCCTCACCCACCACCGAAAAAATGAAATCGGTGTGTTGCTCCGGCAAAAAGCGCAACTTGGTTTGCGTGCCGCGTGCCCAGCCTTTGCCCCAGAAACCGCCGGAGCCGATGGCAACCTGCGATTGCGCGACTTGATAGCCCGTGCCGCGCGGATCCTGCTGCAGGCCGACGAAGGTGAGGATGCGGGTCTTTTGATAATCCTTCAGCCGGTTCCACAAGCTGGGGGTGAGCGCGCCGACGCCGACATTCAACACCAGCACGGCGAGCAACACCGGCAGCTTGCGCTTGGAGAGCAACAGCACGACGATGATCAGAATCATCGCGGCGCCAAACGTGTAGACATTGAAGGCCGAGAGCAACGTGATGATCGGGCTGACCACCAGAAACACGATGAAAGGCGACAATCCCGCCCAAAACAAAACCGGCAGCAGCAGCGAGGCCACCACGATCGCGGTGCCGAGATCAGGCTCCTTCAAAATCAAGGCAGTGGGCACCAGCACCATGGCGAAACAGACGCCGATATCTTTGAGCGACCGCAAATCGCGCGCTTCATCGGAGAGATAACGTGCCAGCGCCAGCAGGGTCGCAATTTTGGCGACTTCGGCGGGCTGAAAATGCACCGGCCCGAGAATAAACCAGCGATGCACGCCCTTGCCGCCGCCGACAAACAGCACGAGAATCAACAACACCACGCTTACGCCGTAGAGGCTGTAAGCCACGCCTTTGAGATATTTGACCGGCGTCAGCACCACGGCCGAGGCGAGCATCGCGCCCGCCAGAAACCAGATGATTTGCTTGGCAAAGCTGTGCCGAATTGCCGCGGAAGTGGTGGGCGAATTGGTCGTGCTGTAAATCGCCATCAGCCCGACGGTGACGAGCAGAAGGACACAAACGATGATGACCTTGTCGATGTCCTTCCAACTGATGTTGGCACGTGCTAACATAATCAGTCCGCTGCCTCTTCCGCTTCCGACTGTGGCGTCAATTTGTTGTTCTCGACCAGGAAGCTCAAAATCTTGCGCGCGATCGGCGCCGCGGCGCCGCTGCCCGAGCCGCCATTCTCGATGAACACGCAGAAGGCGATCTGGGGATCATCAAACGGGGCGAAGCCGATAAACCAGCCATGCGGCTCACCGTGCGGGTTTTGCGCGGTGCCGGTCTTGCCGGCGCTCACCAAACCCTCGACCCGGGAACGGACCGCGGTGCCGCGGCTGCCATTGACAACCAAAAACATGCCGCGCCTCACCAAGGCCCAAGTCTCCGGCCGAATCCCCTTCACCTGCATCGAATCCGGTTCCACGGCTTCCTCCGCGCCGGTGAACGGATCCAGGACGCTGCGGCGCAAGCGCGGTTTGAAACTGTGGCCTTCATTGGCAAGTGCCATCGCAAAAGCAGCCATCTGCAAAGGCGTCACCAGCAGGTCGCCCTGCCCGATAGCCAGATTCAACATCATGCCCTTGCCCCAACGATCCTTGCCGTAGCGCCGATCGAGATAGGCCACGTTCGGCAGCAGGCCGGCGTTTTCCTCGCCAAGGTCAATGCCGGTGGCCCGGCCAAAACCGAAGCGCTCGGCATAGTCCGACCAATGCTCCAACCCGACGCGGAAACCCATGCGATAGAAGTAAACGTTGCACGATTGCTCCAGCGCGCCGAGCAGATTGACCGTGCCGTGGCCGCCTTTCTTGTGGCACTCAAAGGTCCGTCCGCCGAAAACATAGTAGCCCGGGCAAAACACCGTTTCATTGGGATTGATCAGGCCGGTTTCCAAGCCCGCAATGGCGGTGATCATTTTGAAGGTCGAGCCGGGCGGATACACACTCTGCACCATGCGATCGTAAAGCGGCTTGTTGGGATCATTGAGCAGGCGGTTCCAAATCTCGGGCGTGAGGGTGCGGGAAAAAAGCTCGGGGTCGAAATCCGGTTTGCTCACCAGCGCCAGGACATCGCCGTTCTTGCAATTCAACACCACGGCGCCGCCGTTCTTGCCGGTCAGCTCGGTCTCCAACATGCGTTGCAACGAAGCATCGAGGCCGAGCAGCACGTCCTTGCCCGGCTCCGGCGGATTGTTGCGAAAGCGCTCGCCGTCCTGCTCGGTGAGATCGCGGATGACGCGGCCCAAGGCGTCCACTTCGATGAAGCGATGGCCCTTCACCCCGCGCATCACGCCCTCGTATTGGCGTTCGATGCCCTTCTTGCCGATCAAATCGCCCGGACTGTAGTTGTCGCCGTAGAGACTCAGTTCAGCGTCGCTGATTTCGCTGAGATAGCCGAACAAATGCGGTGCTTTCACGCCGTGGTCATAGGTGCGGCGCGACTCGGCGCGAAAATCCACACCGGTCAGCTCGAGGCGGCGTTCATTGAGCAGGCTGAACGCGGCGAAATCAACCTGGCGGCCGATTTTGACCGGCACGAAGTTGCCGCGCTTGTTGCGGTCAATCTGTTGCTTGAGCTCGGCGGGGGTGGTGCGCAGGGCCGCGGAGATGATCTCATAGGCCTGCGGCGCATTGCGAATCTCGATGGGCACGGCATAGATGGCGTAGGCCGGACTGTTCTCCACCAGTACTTCGCCGAAGCGGTCGCGAATCAGGCCGCGCGGCGGATCGACTTCGATCACGCGCACGCGATTCTTGTTGGCCTCCTCGAGGAACTGCTCGCCCCGCAAGAGTTGCACGTATGCGAAGCGACCGATCAGAACCAGAAACAGGAGCGCGAGGCCACCACTGAAGAGGCGGCGTTTGGATTCCAGACTCAGTTCCATACGGGCAGGGCTGGTTGCGGTGCGGCGGCCATGGCGTTTCTATTTTCGCTCGAAACTCTTGGCAAACAGCAAATGCGCGATGGCTGCCAGCACCAGGGTGTACAGGGAATTGGGAATCACATAGCGAACGATCAAATGCAGAAGGCTGAAATCAGCATCAAAATAGTAGATGCCGTCGCGAATCAAATTGTGCACCAGCGCCGTGGCCAGGGTGATGCCGAGGGTGACCTGCAGGCCGAACTTGAGCTTGTCGCGTGCCAGGTAGGCGGCCACGAATCCCGCCACCGCTTTGGCCAGCGCCTGCAGGCCATAGAGATGGGTGGCGAAAGCATCCTGGGCCAGCCCGGCAAGAAAACCCGTGACGATCGCCGCGATGGCGCCGTGCCGGATGGCCGAGAGCACCAGCCCGACAACCAGCAGGTCCGGTGCCACTTCATAAATCGTCAGCAACGGAACAAAGCCGACCTGCACGAGCAGGAAGATCGAGAACGTCAACAGGTATTTGAGGACGCGCTTTGCCAACTGATTCAGTCTCCGCTGGTGGAATCCGCGACCGTCACTTGAAAACTCTCGGCCGGCGTGGTGATCACAAACAATTCTTCCAAACGATCGAAACGCACCGCCGGCTCCAGCGGGATGCGCATGAAGGGTTCGCCCTTTTCGAGCGAAGGCGCAATCACTTTGCCGATGCGCAAACCCGGCGGATAAAGCGCGCTGTAATCGGAAGTGACCACCATATCGCCCGCCTTGATGACGGCATTGCGCGGCACGCCGGTCATTTCCAATCCGCGCGTGTCACTCCACGACACAATGCCGAGCACGCGACCGCCCTGCGAACGGGCGCTCACACTGAAATTGCGATCGAGCATCAATTGCACCAGGCTGGTGCGCTCGTTGACTTTGTAGATCTTGCCGGCCAGACCCTCGGGCGTCACCACCGGCATGTTCACGCGCATGCCCTGCCGGGCGCCGAGATCGATGATCACGGTGTTGGGCGTGCGGCTGCGTTCGGCGAACAGCACCCGGGCGCTGCGGAACTGCAGCGGCGCACGCTCGCGGTATTCCAACAGCCGCCGCAGCCGGAAATTCTCCAGGTACGCCTCGCGCAGTTGGCTGTTCTCCAGCATGAGCTGAGTGGCGCGTTGGCGCAGCGCGCTCATCTCCTCGGCGGATTGCGTCAGGCGCGCGAACCAGCTCAGCTTCTCCTGCAGCATGGCCAGCCGGTCCACCGCCAGCCCGCGGAGTGCATCGATCTGGGGCGCATCATTGTTGAAGAGAATGGCGATCGCGGCCACGATGGCGGCGAACAGCGTGAAATACTCCCGCCGTGAAATGAGGTATTCGTTGGAGCGATCGAGCAGCGCGGTCTTCATGGCTTTCAGGCAAGGTCCGTGTCACGTCCGGGGCGGCTCAATAGCGCTTGACCTTGGTCAGCACCTTTTGATATTTGTGAATCGCTTCCAGCACTTTGCCGGTGCCGCGCACCACCGCGGTGAGCGGGTCTTCGGCCACGATGATGGGCAGGCTGGTCTCGCGGCGCAGACGCTCGTC of bacterium contains these proteins:
- a CDS encoding STAS domain-containing protein; the protein is MEGIEISITKVGTRRDIALFRVKGYIDTQTCSEMLTQITRVLREGIYHLIVDMSQVNYVSSAGWGVFVGEIKGIRENGGDLKIVEMIPEVHDVFEMLEFNRILDAYESLEEAIDDFDLSIGLDLTRSISQSYSPAELTTGEVAVLDPPKSVSRLREAEGARAKSRSAFTKPKIDERVLPLTEKIKIIIIENPALGVRKIAQSLNTDRFGFVKIGWWKLYQLLRKLNLDTQDKRYRFYRSR
- a CDS encoding porin family protein; its protein translation is MKTCKRGWLLWGILVMIAAVPVRAQDSKFGFGLRGGVGRIEGDVKEAVLRPFGSALAYYSPDPHLAFGLEAGLGEFLTDDDTRQDSVAIALPIEFDVTLRYSPYKTFSPFVTLGAGGLLWYNVRKDNREPFQGGSRKEERAYLLKAAGGFEVSLSQRFNWSAGAAFRYTFSDKLDLDFSGDEHDGLITLFTGLTMKLGGGTPDRDRDGVWDRYDLDSRAREDRDGYMDHDGVPDTQISTSLLAFTGSGATSSADEIPPIVIHHPLKRATAGRDLRIQAEIYENRNLLKAAVLHRPVNVRRWLVEPMATSDREIYEAIIPGPSIPKGGLEYCVVAVDEAISGLGYSGLPNRPNYIMVHGRETWWRVAAFFAAAGGWGAAGYVVNRHQK
- a CDS encoding tetratricopeptide repeat protein; its protein translation is MRQRVFRWAISRAALALLGLLVLVFMTACGGSRKTTQTEGTPGEEVDIDRLLEGGEQSAQPATTDDENEVLRLLGIVPEAKKPEAAKPDTAEPAVVTQPETSPELSRLQRELQEKNQQISTLQADVSEKERRLQALQAELEAAQKRSSSNSRTVTVSGNYAQRYAQARELYEQKQYRNAIQVFAELLAEDDKNSLADNAQYWIGECYYGLGNFAQSIAEFQKVLAFSRSDKLDDAHLKLGLCYLRLGDRARARSELEQLLAIYPNSEYVAKARRYLSQM
- the galT gene encoding galactose-1-phosphate uridylyltransferase: MPELRKDPITDRWVIISTERGKRPGDWFVEPKTRSGGFCPFCPGNEDKTPPEIVATRPNHSAPNTTGWNIRVVPNKFPALQIEGDLNRRGEGLYDLMNGVGAHEVIIESPNHLAELSDLPVEHVKDILLTYRQRIQDLKNDTRFKYILVFKNRGTAAGASLEHSHSQLIATPIIPKRVQEELEGARRHFELKERCIYCDILRQELHSGKRVVVAREDYVALEPFAPRFPFETWLLPTRHASHFEATEPEHYHGLAVTLQETLQRISSALEDPHYNFILHTFPVQEQASLEYHWHLEIIPKLTKVAGFEWGSGFYINPTPPELAAQHLRDARL
- a CDS encoding SLBB domain-containing protein, encoding MHTNRFHLRTQVVSLATAIFLGLVGGTSQAQSTYYSRDSQGARFRAGEGVRVIVLEKTDGRDMGRRQDLNIAGDYLIDQGGYIYVPYLRAPIKAAGLPPDSLARRLRDELFNDLTIKPPIEQIFCMPLIRVAVMGAVQRPGSYLIRAKDSLWELINLAGGPANGADVRKIKVMRGGRTVSKNLLEGFENAHSLEQLGVRSGDQVIMPTYSRFTVDDVVRYTSFALSVAVFYLQVSDRSNR
- the rodA gene encoding rod shape-determining protein RodA, with translation MLARANISWKDIDKVIIVCVLLLVTVGLMAIYSTTNSPTTSAAIRHSFAKQIIWFLAGAMLASAVVLTPVKYLKGVAYSLYGVSVVLLILVLFVGGGKGVHRWFILGPVHFQPAEVAKIATLLALARYLSDEARDLRSLKDIGVCFAMVLVPTALILKEPDLGTAIVVASLLLPVLFWAGLSPFIVFLVVSPIITLLSAFNVYTFGAAMILIIVVLLLSKRKLPVLLAVLVLNVGVGALTPSLWNRLKDYQKTRILTFVGLQQDPRGTGYQVAQSQVAIGSGGFWGKGWARGTQTKLRFLPEQHTDFIFSVVGEELGFWGVTLVLLTFFVLLWRALGIAVSAKNKFLTLMVVGCVTLIGVHVIVNTGMTVGIMPVTGIPLPFLSYGGSSLWTNMTLVGLILNAGLRRFQY
- a CDS encoding glycogen synthase, with the translated sequence MKNKFKIFYVAAEISPFVGSSLLADAANALPKALKEMDHDIRVMMPNYRSVNERKYVLRDVIRLKDMAVPWARETHVANGKSAFLPDSKVQIYFFDQKPAFDRQGLYVDPKTKKPYADNAERFSLFCKGCLETLKLLHWQPDIIHCNDWQTALIPVLLKTAYRDDAFFKNTKVLLTVHNFAEPGVFSANLLKAVEGANSLHYPESQIALNGQFNFLKAGLLSADLINVIGEGYARQLLQSGGRTQGLDEAMQKRRKLLTGTPHGVDRKLWNPAASPHLIQHFSESDLSGKLRGKKEFLESVACKFSEETPLLAMLDQGEGAEVLDQIDSILGEALALNFNVVYLGVANPKTEKVLAKHRKKYAGKMAVQLGYDEPLLHRALAASDLVLPVSGVLLKSALPLQAMSYGAVPLLMDHEGYTEALQDCRKAGTGNAFLLANPEAKEMVKALKSAVTLFHDKKRWARVAKSAMTANASWEAVAEEYTRLYAKLMTRGKK